The Campylobacter concisus DNA window TTTATGATAAGCGCGTGGCCTCTAATGCCTGCTGTTTGGCGTGATAGGATCGCTGTTGGGACATATTTTAAGCTCGCAGCTCTCATTAGCTCGCCAAAGCCTGGCATCATCTTCTCGCAAACCGCCTCAGTAGCCTCTGGCGTAACGTCTCTCACCGCCGGTCCTGTACCACCGGTAGTTAGCACAAGGTCGCAGCCAAGCACGTCTACCATGTGAACTAGTCTCTCTTTTATCAGCTCAAACTCATCTGGTATAACCTCGTAAAAGTACTCTCGCTCACTCACGATCCAGCTATCAAGAACCTCTTTGATCGCAGGACCCGACTTGTCCTCGTATGTGCCCTCGCTTGCGCGGTCTGAGAGTGTTAGTATGCCTATTTTTGCTTTCACTTTTTCTCCTTTAATAGTTTTCGTTTAAAATTTTTGCCAGCGTCTCTTTATCTACGCTCTCGTATGCTAGCAGATATGAGCTTATCTTTGCGATTTGCTCATTTGTGCCTTTTAAAAAGGATGTGATCTCCTCTTTTGCTTGCTTTAAAATTTCTTCTACATCGTTTGGATTTGGCACAAAAGAGCTTCCCATGCCATATTCATAAACCATCTTTGAAGCGATCTCTTTGGCTAAATTTAGGTCACTGCTTGAGTTTGAAAAGATATCATTTTCATCTATCTCAAGCTTGCACATACCAGCAATGAGCACTTTGACGCGAGAGAGCATCTGTGACTTTGACTCGATCTCTTGCTCTGTAGCCATAAACCTATCTTCTATAAGAGAAATTTTTTCAAATTTCACATCAAACCAATAAGCACTTAGTGCCTTTGCTCCTTGATAGATAGCTTGAATTTTCTTCTCATTTTCGCTATAGCTTAGCACCTTTTTCTTGCCGAGCAAGACCTTGTTTAAAACAGCCTCAAAATCCCTTATCTTAAGCACGCTCTCACCGTTTCTTAGGGCATTTATCGCAGCTTCATTTACAAGCGTACTAAGTGCTGCACCTGAAAAGCCAACGCTCATTTTGGCGATATCCTCAGCGGCCACTTCGCAGTTTTTATCTTTTAGATATGTGTTTAAGATCGCCACTCTGTCGTTAAAATCAGGCATAGAAAGAAAAATTCTCCTATCAAAACGCCCTGATCTAAGTAGCGCCTCATCGATCATCTCAATCCTATTTGTAGCAGCTATGACGATGACGCCTGAGTTATCTTCAAAACCATCCATCTCAGTTAGCAACTGATTTAGCGTAGCTTCTCGCTCGTCGTTTCTAGTCCCACCCCTGCTCTTGCCAACGGCGTCTATCTCGTCGATAAAGATGATTGAGGGCGCATAGGACTTGGCTCTACTAAAAAGCTCTCGTACTCTCTTTGCGCCCATGCCGACATAAATTTGCACAAAGCTTGCACCGTTTTGATAAAAAAATGGCACATTTGCCTCGCCAGCAACTGCCTTTGCTACAAGCGTCTTACCAACGCCTGGAGGGCCGATCATTAGCACGCCTTTTGGCATTTTGATACCAAAATTTCTATATTTTTGTGGATTTTTTAGAAAATCAACTATCTCGCTAAGCTCGCTTTTAACCTCACTAATGCCTGCCACATCGCTAAATCTCACATTTGAGATGACTGGCATAGTGTTTTGATTTAGCACGCTTTCTATCTCAAATGCACCCTCTTTTTTGCTAAGCAAGCTCTCCTCTTTTTTCCTAATACTTCTAAAGATATAAGCATACCAAAGCACAAAGCAGACAAAGATGATAAATCCCCAGATCATGCCAGGAGTGATATATTGCTTAGTCTTTTCAACAGGCACTTTTTTAATAAGCTCTTTTAGATCGATGCCCTCTTTTATGATTGAAAAACGATTGTTTTGCGCATAAAGCACGACTTCATCGTCATCGATTACAGCGCGGTCTATAAAATTTCCATCCATTAGCTGCATATATTGCGAATATGTGATATTTCGTGGCTCTTTGCTAACGGCAAATAGCAGCACGCTGATTAATGCGACAGCTGCGATTATTAGGATATTTTTCTTATTAAATTTAAATTTTTGCATAATTGGCATCTGGCTTAACTTCATATTCGCTTACCTCCACCCACTCTTTTGTTATATCTTTTTGGCTTAAAATTTTAGCTTTGTTGTAAAACTGATCAAAACCCTCGTAAAACTCACCATTTTTTTGCTCGACTAAAATTTTCAAAGCTCCGTTATGCTTTTTTCTAAAATTTTCATTATTTTGCAAAGCTATGCCTTGTAAAATTTTTAGCCTACTTTTTGCCACATCGCCGCTAACATCGCTTTTTAGCGTAGCTGAGTGCGTATCACGCCTTGGCGAATAGACAAAAGCATGTAGATGTGTGATAGGAAATTTTTTAAAATTTTCCACCGCCTCTGCCCAAATTTCCTCACTCTCGCCTGGATGACCCACGATGTAGTCCGTGCCAAGCGCAAAGCCAAGAGAGCTTAGCTCATTAAAAAGCTCCAGATCACTAAATGCGTCATTGCGTCTTCGCATGATCTTTAGCATCGCTTGGCTTGTGTGCTGAAGTGCGATATGTAGATGACGCTCTAGCCACTCTTCTTTTAAAATTTCTCTAAAGCTCTCATCTATTTGACTTGGCTCAATACTTCCGAGCCGAATACGTCTTATGCCAGAAATTTTACCCAAGTTTGCCAAAAGCTTACCAAGAGAGCTATTTGTATCTTTACCGTAACTGCCTATATTTGTGCCAGTCAGTACTAGCTCATTATAGCCGTTTTGAGCTAAAATTCTTGCCTCTTTTAATATCATGGACTCATCCATACTTCTAGCCTTGCCACGAACCGAAGGGATGATGCAGTAGCTGCAGCTAAAGTTGCAGCCTTCTTGAATTTTTATAAAAGCCTTTGTGTGATTTTCGTAATTTGTAACTATATTTTTATCGACTGAGTTTAAATTCCCAAGCTCAAAAAATGGTTTTTCTTGCTTTAAAAGCTCATTTAGATCGCTCTTTTTACTAGCTCCAAGCACACCAAATATACCGCTATTAAATAGCTCTTTACCTTTACTAACCGCACCACACCCAGTCAGCACCACCTTTGCCCCGCGCCTTTTTACGCCGTTTATGTAGTTTCTGACACCACTATCAGCAGAATTTGTAACAGTGCACGAGTTTATGACCACAATATCAGCGCTCTCTTCATCATTTGTGATCTCGTAGTCTTTGATGTAGCTTTTTAAAAGCTCAGTATCATAGATATTTGTGCGACATCCAAATGTTTTAAAAAATATCTTTTGCATTAAGAATTTTCACTCTCTTGCTCGCTGTGAGCGGTGTGATCGCTTGGATTTTCTTTTTTGCCTATAAACATAGTTTGTGTTGGATAAGCGATCTTTATATCATCTTGAGCTAAAAATGCTTCTATAATCTCAGCGCTAATAGTACTTCTAAGAGCCAAAGTCGCATAAGAATTTGCCATATACCAGCATGAGACATTTATACCATAAGGCTCAAAAAATGTATAAATTCTTGGCTCTACATTTGGATTTTTGATGCTGTATTGACTTCTTAGTTTATTCATCTGGCGTTTTGCGATATCAGTGTAGCCTTTTGAGTATTTTTTAACGACATTTCTTGCTAGATACACAGCTTTTTTATGATTGCTATCAAAGCTTATAACGATATCTATACCATCCCAAACGGTCTTCATGCCATAATGAGCATAGTTTGCGATGAGGTCGGTAAAGATATAGTTATTTGGCACAAAGATAATTCTACCTGCACGACGATTCGTCTTATAAGTCGAGTAGCTAACATCCTCAAAAACGGTCAGCCTAAGCAAAGAGATATCAATCACATCGCCTACAAATTCACTACCATCATGAAGTACTCTGATCCTATCACCAACATGTATAGAGCCACCAAACATAATAACCATCCAGCCAAGCATACTCATAAACATATCTTTCATCGCAATGGCGATACCAGCTGAAGCAAAACCTAGCACGGTTACTAGATATGTGACGTTTTCGATGTATGAAAAGAGTAGGATTATAATGATAACGGTGATATTTAAAACGTTTAAAAATTTATTGACCGTGTAAAATCTCTCATTGTCAGTAATTGTTCTTTTAACGATAAATTTAGCGATGAATGTTAGCCCGATCGTCAAAAGGATGATGATAGCTGTATAGCCCATACTTAAAAACTGAGCTTTTATATCAGAGGTGGTTAAATTTATAGCCTCATCAGCTCTTTTTTCATAGACATTATAAGTTGTATCAGCGATCTGTTTTGCCGCTTTAAAGTCGCCTATTTCTTGTTTTACCAAGTTTAGGCTTTCCCTATTTTGCTCATTTTCTTCGATCAAATTTAGTCTATTTAGTAAATTTTCTTTTGTTTCAAGCTTTTCTAAAAGCGTATCGAGCTCTTTTATATGCCTTTGATACTCGATCTTATCACTCTTTATCTTTTTGATATACGAAAAGCCAGATATAAGTGCAACAGGACTTGTTATCCTTGGTGGAGTATCCATTTCAGGAGCTGCTAGCATATTTGAAAATGGCGTTTTTTCATACTCTTTTAGTAAATTTATCTGCTCTTTTAGAGTTTGGATTCTCTTTATGATATCGCTGCCTCTTCTTGAGCTTTTGTCCAGTTTCTTTAGTTCATTTTCATTTTTTTCAAGCTCATCAATAAGCCTTTGATAAGTGTTATAGTTAGCATATCTTGTGATCCAGATATTGTTTTTTAGGGAGTTATCTAGATTTGAAATATCTTTTATAAGCTCATTATTTTGTAAATTTTGCGAGCCATTTTGCTCAAGCGTAACGTTTTCTTCAGCATAAAGGGCAAAGCAAAAAAGTAGTAAAGCTATGATCTTTTTCATTTAAATTCTCTTAAAATTTTTAAAACGTCTTCTTTTTTGACGTCATTTTTGATAATCGCACTGCCGATTTTATCTGCAATGATGAAATTTATCTTATCATCTTTTGTCTTTTTATCCATAAAAAATGCCTCGTAAAATGCATATTCATTTTCTATTTTGTAGTTTACTGGAAGGCCAAATTTTACCAAAACCTGCCTGATCTCTTCGGCATTCACCTCGCTCATGAGACCTAGTTTTACGCTTAGGCGATTTGCCATATTCATACCTATCGCCACCGCTTCGCCGTGCAAAAATTCTTTGTAATTTGTCTCATTTTCTATAACGTGAGCAAAGGTATGTCCGTAGTTTAGGATGGCTCTTAGCCCTTTTTCTTTCTCATCTTGTTCAACCACTTTTGCTTTTAAAATTACCGACTTTTCAACCAGCTTAGCTAAGTTTTCATCATCTAAATTTATGCTCTTTAGCCAATCAAACATCTCTTTATCAAAAGTTATCGCCATTTTTAAAGCCTCAGCCACGCCAGCTGCAAATTCTCTCTTTGGCAACGTCTTTAAGAAATTTATCTCGCAAAAAACTGCCTTTGGCTGATAAAAAGAGCCTATTAAATTTTTACCAAATTTATTATTCACACCCGTTTTTCCGCCAACACTTGCATCGACTTGCGCTAGAAGCGTGGTTGGGATATTTATGAAATTTATTCCTCTTTCATAAATGCTCGCCGCAAAGCCAGTCATATCGCTTATGACACCACCACCAAAGGCGATTAGCGTAGATGAGCGATCAAATTTACTAACAAAAAGCTGCTCTAAAATTTGCTCTACCGTTTCAAGGTTTTTATACTCTTCGCCGTCAGGCACACTTATGATAAATTTCTCATCACACTTCAAAATACTAAGTAGCTTTTCAAGATGAAGCCCCGCTACTTTGGCGTTTGTAACGATGCCAACCTTGCCTTTTAGCTCTAGTCTTTCAAGCTCATTTATATAAATTTTATAGCTTGATGCTTTTTCTTTAAGATTTAAATTTGTCTGCATTTTTACTCACTTACTGGCACAAAAAGCTGTGCATTTTGGCTTAGTTTTTTATAAAGCCTATTTAAATTTGTCGATAAAAAGGCAAATGCCCCACCATTTGCCACGCTTTTAGTAAACATTACAAAATGAAGCAAATCTTTTGTATTTTTTAGTTTTACAAGTGGATTTTTTAGATTGTGATTTTCTATCTTTATACGTTTAGAAAATAGCGCACTAATGCTCTCAAAATGCTCTCTTAACGCTTCATCATCGCTATGCTTATTATCAAAATAGTAAAATTTCATCTCCAAATCAAGCTGTGCACAGCAGTCTGTTATCACGGCTGATTGATTCTCCACTTCTTGACTTTGATCGCCAAGTATCACGCCCTCTTTTATATTTGAAAGCAAAATTTTGCCTGTTTTTAGCACTGGAAGTTTTAGCTCATAAAATAGCTTTTTAAATTTAAAAAAGTACTTATCATCGCTTAAGATTAGACCAATATCGTGCTTTAAAACATCATATTTTATAGATTTGTTATCACTATTAAAATAATCCATCAAAACAATGATATTTTTCTCTTTTATCGCTTTTAAAGTATCTAAATTTTCACCTAAAGTTGGATTTATCACTCTAAAAAAAAGGCGTTTATTATTTAGCTTTGAATGCAAATACAAGCTATCCTTTATAAGCTTGTTAACACGCTCTTTGTCCATTGAGATCATATCGATCAGCACATAGATGTTGCTACCAAATGGACTTGGAAACTGCCCACTTTCACGCTTGATCGAGCGGTAAACATTTTGAAGCACATTTGGATCACCAACGATTAGTAATATATCGCTTGGCTGTATCATTACATTTGGCTTTGGCAAGATGATCTCGCTGCCTCGATATATGAGGGCTATTCGCCATTTTTTTTGAGCTACTGAGCTAATGTGACGATACATATAAGAGCTACCTATTGGCACCTTAACTTCCATGATCTCGCCCTCACTAAGCCCGATATTATCAGCTAAAACCGGCAGATCTGGTAAATAGTCCATAAGCCTTGATGCTGCAATATCTCTGATATCAACCACGCTTAAGTGTTTATCGCTTGCAAATATTTCTTTACATTTTTCATCAAGCTCCCATGAGCTCATAAAAACAGTCTCGGTCTTTGTGCTGATCTGTCTTAAATTTTCATAAACAGCAATCGCCTCATTTTTATCATCACAAACTATACAAAACTGACTAAAATAGCCATCGCTCACGCTTTTTAGCTTTGAGAGACTAGTTGGGTCAAACTGGTAAAATGTAAAATTTTCATAATTTGATTTTTGGCTGTAATCCTCACTTGAAACAACGATATAGTGATGCAAATTTGATTTTGTTTCAAGCAGTCTGTTTAAAAAATTTCTTGCGAAAGTTCCATCTGCGATTATTAAAATTTTCTTCATCAATTCTCCGTATTTTAAAGCTCACATTATAACAAAAGGTCTTTAA harbors:
- a CDS encoding ATP-dependent metallopeptidase FtsH/Yme1/Tma family protein; translation: MQKFKFNKKNILIIAAVALISVLLFAVSKEPRNITYSQYMQLMDGNFIDRAVIDDDEVVLYAQNNRFSIIKEGIDLKELIKKVPVEKTKQYITPGMIWGFIIFVCFVLWYAYIFRSIRKKEESLLSKKEGAFEIESVLNQNTMPVISNVRFSDVAGISEVKSELSEIVDFLKNPQKYRNFGIKMPKGVLMIGPPGVGKTLVAKAVAGEANVPFFYQNGASFVQIYVGMGAKRVRELFSRAKSYAPSIIFIDEIDAVGKSRGGTRNDEREATLNQLLTEMDGFEDNSGVIVIAATNRIEMIDEALLRSGRFDRRIFLSMPDFNDRVAILNTYLKDKNCEVAAEDIAKMSVGFSGAALSTLVNEAAINALRNGESVLKIRDFEAVLNKVLLGKKKVLSYSENEKKIQAIYQGAKALSAYWFDVKFEKISLIEDRFMATEQEIESKSQMLSRVKVLIAGMCKLEIDENDIFSNSSSDLNLAKEIASKMVYEYGMGSSFVPNPNDVEEILKQAKEEITSFLKGTNEQIAKISSYLLAYESVDKETLAKILNENY
- a CDS encoding COG3400 family protein, giving the protein MKKILIIADGTFARNFLNRLLETKSNLHHYIVVSSEDYSQKSNYENFTFYQFDPTSLSKLKSVSDGYFSQFCIVCDDKNEAIAVYENLRQISTKTETVFMSSWELDEKCKEIFASDKHLSVVDIRDIAASRLMDYLPDLPVLADNIGLSEGEIMEVKVPIGSSYMYRHISSVAQKKWRIALIYRGSEIILPKPNVMIQPSDILLIVGDPNVLQNVYRSIKRESGQFPSPFGSNIYVLIDMISMDKERVNKLIKDSLYLHSKLNNKRLFFRVINPTLGENLDTLKAIKEKNIIVLMDYFNSDNKSIKYDVLKHDIGLILSDDKYFFKFKKLFYELKLPVLKTGKILLSNIKEGVILGDQSQEVENQSAVITDCCAQLDLEMKFYYFDNKHSDDEALREHFESISALFSKRIKIENHNLKNPLVKLKNTKDLLHFVMFTKSVANGGAFAFLSTNLNRLYKKLSQNAQLFVPVSE
- a CDS encoding mechanosensitive ion channel domain-containing protein, yielding MKKIIALLLFCFALYAEENVTLEQNGSQNLQNNELIKDISNLDNSLKNNIWITRYANYNTYQRLIDELEKNENELKKLDKSSRRGSDIIKRIQTLKEQINLLKEYEKTPFSNMLAAPEMDTPPRITSPVALISGFSYIKKIKSDKIEYQRHIKELDTLLEKLETKENLLNRLNLIEENEQNRESLNLVKQEIGDFKAAKQIADTTYNVYEKRADEAINLTTSDIKAQFLSMGYTAIIILLTIGLTFIAKFIVKRTITDNERFYTVNKFLNVLNITVIIIILLFSYIENVTYLVTVLGFASAGIAIAMKDMFMSMLGWMVIMFGGSIHVGDRIRVLHDGSEFVGDVIDISLLRLTVFEDVSYSTYKTNRRAGRIIFVPNNYIFTDLIANYAHYGMKTVWDGIDIVISFDSNHKKAVYLARNVVKKYSKGYTDIAKRQMNKLRSQYSIKNPNVEPRIYTFFEPYGINVSCWYMANSYATLALRSTISAEIIEAFLAQDDIKIAYPTQTMFIGKKENPSDHTAHSEQESENS
- the aroB gene encoding 3-dehydroquinate synthase is translated as MQTNLNLKEKASSYKIYINELERLELKGKVGIVTNAKVAGLHLEKLLSILKCDEKFIISVPDGEEYKNLETVEQILEQLFVSKFDRSSTLIAFGGGVISDMTGFAASIYERGINFINIPTTLLAQVDASVGGKTGVNNKFGKNLIGSFYQPKAVFCEINFLKTLPKREFAAGVAEALKMAITFDKEMFDWLKSINLDDENLAKLVEKSVILKAKVVEQDEKEKGLRAILNYGHTFAHVIENETNYKEFLHGEAVAIGMNMANRLSVKLGLMSEVNAEEIRQVLVKFGLPVNYKIENEYAFYEAFFMDKKTKDDKINFIIADKIGSAIIKNDVKKEDVLKILREFK
- the mog gene encoding molybdopterin adenylyltransferase, translating into MKAKIGILTLSDRASEGTYEDKSGPAIKEVLDSWIVSEREYFYEVIPDEFELIKERLVHMVDVLGCDLVLTTGGTGPAVRDVTPEATEAVCEKMMPGFGELMRAASLKYVPTAILSRQTAGIRGHALIINLPGQPKAIKECLEPVFPAVPYCIDLIEGAFIETDENVMKVFRPKQKKIS
- the mtaB gene encoding tRNA (N(6)-L-threonylcarbamoyladenosine(37)-C(2))-methylthiotransferase MtaB — protein: MQKIFFKTFGCRTNIYDTELLKSYIKDYEITNDEESADIVVINSCTVTNSADSGVRNYINGVKRRGAKVVLTGCGAVSKGKELFNSGIFGVLGASKKSDLNELLKQEKPFFELGNLNSVDKNIVTNYENHTKAFIKIQEGCNFSCSYCIIPSVRGKARSMDESMILKEARILAQNGYNELVLTGTNIGSYGKDTNSSLGKLLANLGKISGIRRIRLGSIEPSQIDESFREILKEEWLERHLHIALQHTSQAMLKIMRRRNDAFSDLELFNELSSLGFALGTDYIVGHPGESEEIWAEAVENFKKFPITHLHAFVYSPRRDTHSATLKSDVSGDVAKSRLKILQGIALQNNENFRKKHNGALKILVEQKNGEFYEGFDQFYNKAKILSQKDITKEWVEVSEYEVKPDANYAKI